The following are from one region of the Rhipicephalus microplus isolate Deutch F79 chromosome 1, USDA_Rmic, whole genome shotgun sequence genome:
- the LOC142767039 gene encoding uncharacterized protein LOC142767039, with the protein MREPEGIQRLLAYYNDVWCTGVLPESWRTAVVAPILKPRRRATALSSYRPVSLTSAPCKVMERVALERLEWIADHLGFFPEQQTGFRRHRCTADSISDVVATLEDARSSGDVAMLLLLDVESAFDGLPHVAVEVALDRLGISGSLRGFVTAFLSGRTFRVHVGGATSQPRVITAGVPQGSVLSPFLFNMALAGLPASLPTDTRFPARCSVYADDVALWVRGPRRSIPAIRRSLQAVLDAVITYLGGIGLKVSATKTEALLIHPLAAARTHVRRLRIGNRSLPWRLVVKYLGLTIDHRLTWIPAAKAAATKVRRVQGAISRLQLRGRGCSTKWALRLNQAAASSVLLYAFPLVSLTPARRRLLEGLHRGALRAILGLPKSSPVAATLAEAGEWPLSLRMLQRALGHIDRLHRATDGRALLERLRSQPGSRMGGLCLLYHQMVPDPPVPVASPPPHHQPPEVHLCLEGATKRRTPAAALQQAAFCKLQEQLEGRLQVFTDGSVMPDGTAAAACVIPSRTNSRQCRLPFPASSTAAELAGLHLAVDLLAEDIPLEPAVVLCDSKAALQTLANSRRAGLTACLLRAKVRALTDAGVSVSFHWLPSHVGIAGNEKADTLAKAAHQPSTPYSCAVAARDYSQARLKRLLITVHPDPRVASGRGPKPLPQTGLTRRERASLLRLRTGCVWTAARRHAKGLCPSPACSRCGDPETIEHLLCACPGLAQERLRTYAAYRRQGLPVSTLENLLFPTHPHPAALRSLAEFVEESGIAAYH; encoded by the coding sequence atgagagagccggagggGATTCAACGACTCCTGGCGTACTACAACGACGTCTGGTGCACCGGAGTCCTACCAGAGTCCTGGCGAACTGCGGTGGTGGCGCCAATCCTCAAGCCCCGGAGGAGGGCCACGGCTCTCTCCTCATACCGGCCAGTCTCTCTCACCTCCGCGCCCTGCAAGGTGATGGAGAGGGTGGCTCTGGAGAGACTGGAGTGGATtgccgaccacctgggcttcttcccGGAGCAGCAGACGGGCTTCAGGCGACACCGGTGCACGGCAGATTCCATCTCGGACGTCGTCGCTACCCTCGAGGACGCCAGGAGCAGCGGGGACGtggccatgctgctgctgctagACGTGGAGAGCGCCTTCGATGGACTCCCACACGTGGCGGTCGAGGTGGCCCTGGACCGCCTCGGCATCAGCGGTAGCCTCCGAGGCTTCGTGACCGCCTTCCTGTCCGGGAGGACCTTCCGCGTCCATGTTGGAGGGGCTACCAGCCAACCCAGGGTCATCACTGCTGGTGTCCCACAGGGTTCAGTACTGAGCCCCTTCCTCTTCAACATGGCATTAGCAGGACTTCCGGCATCCCTCCCAACCGACACCAGGTTCCCGGCCCGCTGCTCTGTCTACGCAGATGACGTGGCACTCTGGGTCCGGGGACCAAGGCGGTCCATCCCGGCCATCAGGAGATCACTGCAGGCGGTCCTCGATGCAGTGATAACCTACCTCGGAGGCATCGGGCTTAAGGTCTCTGCCACAaagaccgaggccctgctgatTCACCCGCTGGCGGCAGCACGCACCCACGTAAGACGGCTGAGGATTGGCAATCGCAGCCTGCCTTGGAGGTTGGTGGTGAAGTACCTGGGGCTCACCATCGACCACCGACTCACCTGGATCCCGGCTGCCAAGGCTGCTGCCACCAAGGTGCGGCGCGTCCAGGGCGCCATCAGCAGGCTGCAGCTGCGTGGCCGCGGCTGCTCCACCAAGTGGGCCCTCCGGCTCAACCAGGCTGCGGCGTCCTCGGTCCTCCTGTACGCCTTCCCGCTGGTGAGCCTGACACCGGCCAGGAGAcgcctgctggagggactccaCAGAGGTGCACTGAGGGCCATCCTGGGGCTTCCCAAAAGCTCGCCGGTGGCAGCAACTCTCGCAGAGGCAGGAGAGTGGCCCCTGTCGTTACGTATGCTGCAACGAGCGCTGGGCCACATTGACCGCCTTCACCGCGCCACCGACGGCAGGGCCCTCCTGGAGCGTCTCCGCAGCCAGCCCGGATCACGGATGGGAGGCCTCTGCCTGCTGTACCACCAAATGGTCCCGGATCCGCCAGTTCCGGTTGCCTCTCCACCGCCTCACCACCAGCCACCAGAGGTCCACCTCTGCTTGGAAGGGGCAACCAAGCGACGAACGCCTGCGGCCGCACTGCAACAGGCGGCCTTCTGCAAGCTCCAGGAACAACTGGAGGGACGGCTGCAGGTGTTCACGGACGGATCTGTGATGCCAGACGGGACCGCAGCGGCCGCATGCGTAATCCCGTCCAGAACCAACAGCCGGCAGTGCAGGCTTCCCTTCccggcgagctccacggctgcggaACTGGCTGGACTGCATCTCGCGGTAGACCTGCTGGCTGAGGACATCCCCCTTGAGCCGGCCGTGGTTCTATGCGACAGCAAGGCGGCCCTGCAGACCCTGGCCAACTCCCGCCGTGCCGGACTGACGGCCTGCCTCCTGAGAGCCAAGGTTCGCGCCCTCACCGACGCCGGGgtgtccgtctccttccactggctacCCTCCCACGTGGGCATCGCCGGAAACGAGAAGGCGGACACCCTCGCCAAGGCTGCCCACCAGCCTAGTACTCCCTACTCCTGTGCCGTGGCGGCCAGGGACTATTCACAGGCCCGTCTCAAGAGGCTCCTCATCACAGTTCACCCTGACCCGAGGGTGGCCAGCGGGCGAGGACCAAAGCCTCTCCCACAGACGGGCCTCACCAGGAGAGAACGGGCCTCCCTGTTGCGACTGCGGACTGGCTGCGTGTGGACGgcggcccgccgccacgccaaggGACTCTGCCCCTCCCCGGCCTGCAGTCGTTGCGGAGACCCAGAGACCATCGaacacctcctctgtgcctgccctggcTTAGCACAGGAACGCTTGAGGACCTACGCGGCCTACAGGAGACAGGGTCTGCCCGTCTCCACCCTGGAAAACCTGCTGTTCCCGACTCATCCACATCCCGCAGCACTCCGCAGCCTGGCGGAGTTCGTGGAAGAGTCAGGAATTGCCGCCTACCACTGA